A part of Deltaproteobacteria bacterium genomic DNA contains:
- a CDS encoding sodium:alanine symporter family protein gives MERLNALIDSVNAFAWGPPMLGMLGVTGVLLTLGLVFMPWRKVGYGFRLLFDKSGAAGEGEVKPFNALMTALSATVGTGNIAGVATAIALGGPGAIFYMWLIALFGMATKYAEAVCAVTYREVDGKGMHVGGPMYYLRNGVGAFAPELGKWLGLLFAVFGAVAAFGIGNAVQVNSMATALADSFGVPTWITGVIVAVLVGVVVIGGIQRIGEVAGKLVPAMIVLYIGAALLVIIINITAVPAAIALIFTHAFTPAAAAGGFAGAAVAAAVRFGVARGVFSNESGLGSAAIAHAAAQTNSPVRQGIIAMLGTFIDTLVVCTMTALVILTSGAWTLTGADGGGLTGVVLTSASFESAVPGGSYIVTVALAVFAFTTILGWSYYGERCWQFLFSENSLLVYRGLWVLAALTFANVKVGFVWNLSDTLNGLMAVPNLIGLLLLAPMVFKVTREYFDKAA, from the coding sequence ATGGAACGTTTGAACGCGCTCATCGATTCCGTCAACGCCTTCGCTTGGGGTCCGCCGATGCTGGGAATGCTCGGCGTGACGGGGGTGCTCCTGACCCTCGGGCTCGTGTTCATGCCGTGGCGCAAGGTCGGCTACGGCTTCCGGCTGCTCTTCGACAAGAGCGGCGCCGCGGGCGAGGGCGAGGTCAAACCCTTCAACGCGCTGATGACGGCCCTTTCGGCCACGGTGGGCACCGGCAACATAGCCGGCGTGGCCACGGCCATCGCGCTGGGCGGTCCGGGCGCGATCTTCTACATGTGGCTCATCGCCCTGTTCGGCATGGCCACCAAGTACGCCGAGGCCGTTTGCGCGGTCACCTACCGCGAGGTGGACGGGAAGGGCATGCACGTGGGCGGGCCCATGTACTACCTGCGCAACGGCGTGGGCGCGTTCGCCCCCGAGCTGGGCAAGTGGCTGGGCCTTCTGTTCGCCGTCTTCGGCGCGGTGGCCGCCTTCGGCATCGGCAACGCCGTGCAGGTCAACTCCATGGCCACGGCGCTGGCCGACAGCTTCGGTGTCCCCACCTGGATCACCGGCGTGATCGTGGCGGTGCTGGTGGGCGTGGTGGTCATCGGCGGCATCCAGCGCATCGGCGAAGTCGCCGGCAAGCTGGTGCCGGCCATGATCGTGCTCTACATCGGCGCCGCGCTCCTGGTCATCATCATCAACATCACCGCGGTGCCGGCGGCCATCGCGCTGATCTTCACCCACGCCTTCACTCCGGCAGCGGCAGCCGGGGGTTTCGCCGGGGCGGCCGTGGCAGCGGCGGTCCGTTTCGGGGTGGCGCGCGGCGTGTTCTCCAACGAATCCGGCCTGGGCTCCGCGGCCATCGCCCACGCGGCGGCGCAGACCAACAGCCCGGTGCGCCAGGGCATCATCGCCATGCTCGGGACCTTCATCGACACCCTCGTCGTTTGCACCATGACCGCCCTGGTGATCCTGACGTCCGGGGCCTGGACCCTGACGGGCGCGGACGGCGGCGGCCTCACCGGCGTGGTGCTGACCTCCGCGAGCTTCGAAAGCGCCGTGCCCGGCGGAAGCTACATCGTCACCGTGGCATTGGCGGTCTTCGCCTTCACCACCATCCTCGGGTGGTCCTACTACGGCGAACGCTGCTGGCAGTTCCTGTTCAGCGAAAACAGCCTGTTGGTCTACCGCGGACTGTGGGTGCTGGCGGCACTGACGTTCGCCAACGTGAAGGTAGGGTTCGTGTGGAACCTGTCGGACACCCTCAACGGCCTGATGGCGGTGCCCAACCTCATCGGCCTGTTGCTGCTGGCACCGATGGTGTTCAAGGTCACCCGGGAGTACTTCGACAAGGCGGCATAG
- a CDS encoding outer membrane beta-barrel protein — protein MPKQPHPAGLGNVLYALVLAGLIPLLASTAAAQSGLYLAADVGLARGSTSDSNTEVGRGDIDFDSGLGYSLAVGLGWQGLRLEGEATWRRTDVDGLDYDRLDLGGLGDLEDRVRKLIDDNVKGNQTTVGFMANAWYDLDLGVGLAPYVGGGFGVKYVRYDIDLPVELELPTIPGLSPTASRALNEFGVGDGDWVLAYQFGLGLGYRLLDSMVLHLGYRYMGTGDPKFKWDDGSTVKSELRNHVFRAGLRIGF, from the coding sequence ATGCCTAAGCAGCCTCACCCCGCGGGCCTCGGAAACGTGCTCTACGCTCTCGTGCTGGCAGGCCTGATCCCGTTGCTGGCTTCCACTGCCGCGGCGCAGAGTGGACTCTACTTGGCGGCGGATGTCGGGTTGGCGCGTGGTTCGACCTCGGACTCCAACACGGAGGTCGGCCGGGGTGACATCGACTTCGATTCCGGTCTCGGTTACAGCCTGGCCGTGGGCCTGGGCTGGCAAGGGCTGCGTCTTGAGGGCGAGGCGACTTGGCGGCGCACGGACGTGGACGGCCTCGACTACGACCGGCTCGACCTCGGGGGCTTGGGGGACCTGGAAGACCGGGTTCGCAAGCTTATCGACGACAACGTGAAGGGCAACCAAACCACCGTGGGCTTCATGGCCAATGCCTGGTACGACCTCGACCTGGGTGTGGGCCTGGCGCCGTATGTCGGCGGCGGCTTCGGCGTGAAGTACGTCCGCTATGACATCGATCTGCCGGTGGAGTTGGAGTTGCCGACCATCCCTGGTCTTTCTCCCACCGCCTCCCGCGCGCTCAATGAATTCGGCGTCGGCGACGGAGACTGGGTGCTCGCCTACCAGTTCGGTTTGGGGTTGGGGTACCGACTGCTGGATTCCATGGTCCTGCACTTGGGTTACCGGTACATGGGTACCGGGGATCCCAAATTCAAGTGGGACGACGGTTCCACGGTCAAATCGGAACTGCGGAACCACGTCTTCCGCGCCGGCCTCCGCATCGGCTTCTGA